One genomic region from Streptomyces venezuelae encodes:
- a CDS encoding MerR family transcriptional regulator, translating into MSEQSAQPEYRIEDLAHHSGATVRTIRAYQDRGLLPRPERRGRSNVYGDAHLARLRQIADLLDRGYTLASIKELLEAWDTGRGLGGVLGLVAEVQGPWTDEEAARISRAELDARFGGTPDEDAIREAVELGVLERLPDREAEEYLVPSPQELAVAVELYAAGVPLPAITGHLRELRDQVEHIASRFLEFTTEHVFARYLEHRPPTDADAAEAATMVRRLRPLAQQTVDAELARAMRLLATRHLQLHLSPDAPPTQGEEPRSVALPADTVRAVQSLVGVDGVAAFITAATEREVGKRTLDSLASNGVITS; encoded by the coding sequence TTGTCCGAGCAATCAGCACAGCCGGAGTACCGGATCGAGGACCTCGCGCATCACAGCGGCGCCACGGTCCGGACCATCCGCGCCTACCAGGACCGCGGACTGCTGCCCCGCCCCGAGCGGCGCGGCAGGTCGAACGTGTACGGGGACGCGCACCTCGCCCGGCTTCGCCAGATCGCCGATCTCCTCGACCGCGGCTACACCCTGGCCTCGATCAAGGAGCTCCTGGAGGCCTGGGACACCGGCCGGGGCCTCGGCGGCGTGCTCGGCCTGGTCGCGGAGGTCCAGGGGCCGTGGACGGACGAGGAGGCGGCCCGGATCTCCCGCGCGGAGCTGGACGCCCGCTTCGGCGGCACTCCGGACGAGGACGCCATCCGGGAGGCCGTCGAGCTCGGCGTACTGGAGCGGCTCCCCGACCGGGAGGCGGAGGAGTACCTCGTACCGAGTCCGCAAGAGCTCGCCGTGGCCGTCGAGTTGTACGCGGCCGGGGTACCGCTTCCGGCAATCACCGGGCACCTGCGGGAGCTTCGCGATCAGGTCGAGCACATCGCCTCCCGCTTCCTGGAGTTCACGACCGAGCACGTCTTCGCGCGCTATCTGGAGCACCGGCCGCCGACGGACGCGGACGCGGCCGAGGCGGCGACGATGGTGCGACGGCTCCGGCCGCTCGCCCAGCAGACGGTCGACGCCGAACTGGCTCGGGCGATGCGCCTGTTGGCGACCCGGCACCTTCAGCTCCACCTGTCGCCCGACGCCCCGCCGACACAGGGTGAAGAGCCCCGCTCGGTGGCCCTTCCGGCCGACACTGTTCGGGCTGTACAGAGCTTGGTTGGTGTCGACGGTGTCGCCGCGTTCATCACGGCCGCGACGGAACGGGAAGTAGGGAAAAGGACATTGGACTCCCTTGCCTCAAATGGCGTCATAACCAGCTAA
- a CDS encoding RNA 2'-phosphotransferase, with product MDERRTVKVSKYLSKHLRHQPERIGLVLDAQGWTEIDALLRATAAHGFPITREELGHVVATNDKKRFAIEGTRIRASQGHTVEVDLDLPVAEPPAYLYHGTVADRLPAIRTEGLRPMARHHVHLSPDRETATRVGARRGRPIVLSVDAGAMHRAGHVFHVSANGVWLTDAVPPQFLRLPS from the coding sequence ATGGACGAACGGCGCACCGTGAAGGTGTCGAAGTACCTCTCCAAGCATCTGCGCCACCAGCCCGAGCGCATCGGCCTCGTCCTCGACGCGCAGGGCTGGACCGAGATCGACGCGCTCCTGAGGGCGACGGCCGCGCACGGCTTCCCGATCACCCGCGAGGAACTCGGCCACGTCGTCGCGACCAACGACAAGAAGCGCTTCGCGATCGAGGGGACCCGCATCCGCGCGAGCCAGGGCCACACCGTCGAGGTGGACCTGGACCTGCCGGTCGCCGAGCCGCCCGCGTACCTCTACCACGGTACGGTCGCGGACCGGCTTCCCGCGATCCGCACGGAGGGGCTGCGCCCCATGGCCCGCCACCACGTGCACCTCTCCCCCGACCGGGAGACCGCGACCCGGGTCGGCGCCCGGCGCGGCAGGCCGATCGTGCTCAGCGTCGACGCCGGCGCCATGCACCGCGCCGGACACGTCTTCCACGTCAGCGCCAACGGGGTCTGGCTGACCGACGCCGTGCCGCCGCAGTTCCTCCGCCTTCCCTCCTGA